The genomic DNA ATACAAACACAAtaaaatacactacatggccaaaagtaggttgaaaccccttcaaattagtggattctgcgatttcagccacacccgtgctgacaggtgtataaattgAACACCCAGCCATGCAATCTCGATAGACAAACAATGACCtgtactgaaaagctcagtgactttcaacgtggcaccgtaataggatgccaccatttcaacaagtcagttcgtcaaatttctgccctgctagagatgccccagtcaactgtaagtgctgttattgtgagtggaaatgtctaggagaaacaatggctcagctacaaagtggtaggccacacaagctcacagaacgggattgcttgtcctcggttgcaacactcactaccgagttccaaaccacctctggaaacaacgtcaacacaagaactgtttgtctggagcttcatgaaatgagtttccatggccgagcagcagcacacaagcctaagatcaccatgtgcaatgccaagcgacagctagagtggtgtaaagctcgcaattggactctggatcagtggaaatacgttctctggagtgataaattacgcttcaccatctgacagtccgacggactaatctgggtttcgcagatgccaggagaacgctacctgccccaatgcatagtgccaactgtaaagtttggtggatgagaaataatggtctggggctgtttttttagttccagtgaagggaaatcaatgacattctagacaattgtgcttccaacattgtggcaacagtttggggaaagccttttcctgtttcagcatgacaatgcccccatgcacaaggcgaggcccatacagaaatggtttgtcgagatcagtgtggaagaaattgactggcctgcacagagccctgacctcaaccccagtAATCTTTGGGGTTAATTGTAACACCGACTGTAAACCGGGCAtaatcgcctaacatcagtgcccaacctcactaaagctggtggctgaatggaagtccccgtagcaatgttccaacatctagtggaaagccttcccagaagattggaggctgttatagcagcaaagggaggaccaactccatattaatgcccatgatttcagaatgagatgttcggcgagcaggtgtccacatacttttggtcatatagtgtatatattaacCCTTTGCAGAAGTGTAATGTGTTTTTCAGAGAACATCTCAGTGAGCGACTCAATCATTGACACACTGACGATTATCAAAAACATTTCAAAGGCAGCACATGGAATCATGATCTCACAGGACCTACTGTGTGCACATACAGGTAGGCAGGTTATACACAGCTTTATATATAATAAACTGGAGTAACTAATACAAGTTGCGTCAATAACATAAGAAAAACATCACAGTGGGCTAGTAGTGGTATTACAATCTTACAGATACGACAGAAATAAACAGTTAGAAAGTAATTATCTATGCAACACTGTTTTACATtccatatactgtacatgcatgTCTTCTACAGACATGTTAGGTATCAGTAGGCCTAACACTGAACTCCAGACCATTGGTCTTCCCCCCTCCTGGAGAACTACAGGATGAGCACACTAACCCACCCGATTCAGCTAATCAAGGTCTTAACAACTAGTTAAATCAGGTAGGTTGGTGGTGGGCGGGAACAAACTAAAAAAAGGACACTCAAAAAAACTACAAACACCAGGAAGACCTGGTTGATGCTGCTGCACAAAGGAAATAGAAATGAATCATAACAAAATGTAACTGTTGTTTCAGTGTTTCCTGTTCGCATAATTGAAATCTAGGGAACTACACAGTACGTCTTTCTCTCTGCTAAAACGGTTTCATCCGCCATACTTTTAGTACGTTGtattgaaataaaatacaaaggtAAAATGCATGTGAGTGGTTATACACATCCTCTCATACACACCAGTGGCGGCTGGTGGGAGAAGCTATCGGAGGACGggatcattgtaatggctggactggaataaatggaacagagtcaaacgtgtttgataccgttccatttattccattccagccaatacaatgagcctacactgatatacacacttCTCTCACACAGACAGCTCCATGCCAGGGGCGTAGGCATGGGTGGGCGTAGGCATGGGTGGGCATAGGCATGGGTGGGCGTAGGCATGGGTGGGCATAGGCATGGGTGGGAAacttagctacctagctagcaatCTGTGCTACGTATGTGCCAACACTGGACTGGCGCCAAAGTGAACACTCGTCCTTGATACAAAAAGAAGGCCGATACTGTCAGGGCCTATTATGTTAGCTAGTGGGCTAATTTAGTTTGTTTTCTGAAATATGCAATCTGCAAAAAACAAGACAGTTGGCGCAGGTCTATCATTCAGGCCATGTGCTCGCATTCATTATGAGataagtagctaacgttagctagctcgcgAAATTGGTGTGACAAAAACCAGCGCAGCAAGAATTTGCATGCATTAACATTTTCAGTCATCAGCGCATGCCATTTGCAGTTGAATTGTATAGCCAATACATTTTGTATTGAATAACAGTGTTATGTAAATATGGTTTCTGTAAGAAAACATTGTCGTAATGAACAGCTAGCTTGTGCTTGTCATTACGTACTCTCATTGCAAGGTTGCCATAAAGTGTTTGTTTCCATGACCTTTGACTGCTGTAAAACACTAGAAAATCTACTCACCCTTATGGTAGTTTAGCACAAACACTTTTTCATACCTTTTTTCCAATGCCATAGACATTTTTAAGTTGCACCTAAGAAAGTCAACTAAACAAGCTTTGTATTCACTGTTGTATTTATAGAGAATATAATTGCTTTTTGGTGGATCTCCTGTAAACCACAAATACAATGTTCTTAAATAATGTTAACTATAATATTTAGTTAAGAAATCATCATTTAGAGTATCTGTTGATCCTTTGAAGCACAATTTGGTCTGTTTTTCATTCAACCTCTAAAAAACCAATATATCGACAGATATCAGTATCTGTGACTTTTCCCTCCCTCAAAATCGGTATCGGACCCAAAAATCCAATACGGGTCGGGCTCTAATTATTTGTTGTCTTTTCACTTAAACATGCAAACATCATCAGATAGAATTCATAGACAGCTATAAAACTGTACATTTCTCTCTTGGCCCAATGGCAACATTGCAGGAAGTTAGCTCCTTTTcccaacaacaaaacattttaattAAAAATAATTGCCCACCCAAATTTCTGCAGGCCCACCCACCAACAAATTACTCTCTACGCCACTTCCCCACGGTTACCGTGATTGTTGTGTAGAGGTTGTTGTGTAGTCGCAGTGGTTGTTGTGTAGTTGTTAGTCTGTGTTTGGGCTGAAGTAGTTGCgtagttgtagtggttgttgtgtagttgtgtgtCTGGGTCCAGGCCAGGTTTGGCCTCTAGGTGTTCGTCTTCAGCCGCCTCGGATCGTGGGCAGCGAGGAGGGGGGCGGAGCTTAAAGAAATCAGAGACGTAGCAAACCTGAGAGAAAAGGATCATTTTATGGTCagtagtgctgagagattagtgctttttgaggtcggttctgTTTCAGTTCGATTACGAAGAAAAAAATGCCTTTTCGATTTCGGTcacaattttgtatttatttacattAAATGCATTATGCATTGTGGGTTAAATGTTATTAAacagaataaaacaataaaagtgatggtagtgactgtccattactgctcatcacttattaaccatcatttattcacattactttaatcaaATATCTCggttgttgtgtatattacatttgatttatttgtgAACTTTATTATTTTATGCCAAGTCCCTATGCTTTCtaacaaaatcactattttagtagttcatcCAAGTTAagaaggcatacttttatgactgctgaataccaactatcaatcacttagataatGTATTTtctggaaactacaactccctactacatcgcacagttcgggCTTGATCCGATTTATCTGTATAGAAACTGTGCAATGTggcattgagctcacagaaaacCCCCCGAAATGGAATTAAAATAATTGAACTGAAATCAGTCAATTAGTTGTTCCAAAACCAACATTTTACAAACATTTTGGGTTAATTGCTCATCATTAATAGTCggacatgtacaaacacacacctcctacaaccccctacacacacacctcctacaatcccctacacacacacacctcctacaaCCCCCTAGACACACACCTCCTACAACCCCCTAGACACACACCACCTACAACGCCCTACACACACTCACGTTGAGCACAGCGATGAGAGTTCCCTGCAGCAGTCCCACCAGTACGTCGCTCCAGTGGTGTTTGTAGTCGCTAACCCGTGTGTATCCAACGTACAACGCAAACGCCACGAGGAAGAACTGCACTGTGGGTCTGACCAGACGAGTCCACTTCCCCTGCATACGTGCTTGCACATacaactatatacacacacacacacacacacacacattaatcgtCATCTCACGTGTGTATGAAACTCACACAAATAAAAAACACTCACTGCTAGAAACAGCATGCTGTACATCCCGAAGGCAGAGTGTCCGGAGTAAAACGACAATCTGgaacacagaggagagaaacatgtTGACATTGCATCAAACAGCAAGAGAAGAaagacgggcagacagacagacacacacacctggactCAGTGACGTTTCGAGGGTTGCCGGTACAGTTGAGTTGCAGCATGTACCCAGAACACACCGTGGgattacacacagacaggaagttaGGGCGTGGCCTGCCAATGGTGAACTTGGCCAGGTCAGTCAGTGATTGGCTCACAGCTGCTCCAAACAGAAAGGTCCCCACCACCTAGTAGAGGCACAGCACAGGCCAATTTAACCCCTTTCCCAAACCAATGAAATTGGGAAGAGGCAGCTAGCCAATCCGAGCTAAGACCACATATTGTCAGGCCAAAACTATGACCCGTGTTCCAACTGACCTTGTAGAGAGCTGACATGTACTGGTTAAAGTTAGAGTTGGAGTGGAGACGCTTGGAGTACACCAGATACGCTTCTCCTGTAGTTatctatggagagagagaggtaaactcGTACCATAGCAGAGGTAAACTCGTACCATAGCAGAGGTAAACTCGTACCATAGCAGAGGTACACTCGTACCATAGCAGAGGTAAACTCGTACCATAGCAGAGGTAAACTCGTACCATAGCAGAGGTAAACTCGTACCATAGCAGAGGTACACTCGTACCATAGCAGAGGTAAACTCGTACCATAGCAGAGGTAAACTTGTACCATAGCGTGCCATAACCATCAAGTTGTTCATCAAACTTACTATGACTATGGAGGAGGGGATGGTAACTGCAGCCATTGCCCTGTGGGAGATGGTGTCTCTTCTGTAAGGATATCTGATGCTCTCGTCATCACAGTAGATACCCCTCTGGTACGGGCTGAACATTAACGTCAAGACCGCAGACGGAAGGGCCGCTGGGAAGGGGGGAGAGCGCGATaggaagggtagagggagagagaggaggggtgttgGAGTGGGTCAAGGGAGACAGTATCAACATGGTGCTGAACTTGTCTCTGTCTAGGTGAGATTGAGGTTCAAGAAGCAGCTCAACAGGCTCTGACAGACATGTTTAAATCTATCAGCTGGACAGGAACTGTGAACAATACATGGGCATGTGAAGGCACATCGAGGCACTTATTGGTCAGCAGTATATCAGTGACCTCCGTCCCCTGGGGAGGAAGCTGCTAGCTAtcgccacacacacacgcgcgctccAAAGATTGTATAGTTGACCATGCCTAGAAAcggcttctccaatagaaatccccaatcacgcttgtaggcgatgtcatggcaacgttggctagctaaactCAGAAACTTCATCGGGTCTAACGATCGTCTCGCTCCGAACTGCGCATGAAcaggccgtcaaatcaaaggcCCTCCTTAGATATAAAGTTATTTTACACCAAAATGAAaacatgtcagtttgtcacttccaCACAAGATTGGAGTAACATGTTCAGCTACTTAAGacatctaggttgtgcctttcgATTTAGAGAATATTAACGGCAAAGGAAGAATTTCTCAATTCTCCCATTGACTTCCCAAacccctgtctggtctgtcgAGTCTGCATCACGAAGCGTTCCTGGAAGTTTTGCGTCGTTGGGCCTCTGGGTTTAGATACTGTGTGCGCACTAatgctcaagcacacacacacacatccatcaccaTAGATATGCCTAACAGCGTAACAGCCTTAAACATTCACCACTGAGCCCCGCTGACAAGGGCATGGGAGCGGACTACcggaagggacacacacacacacacacagagagagagagaaagacagagagagagagaaagacagagagagacagacagagagagagagatatgaatgTCCCAAAGTTACCATGAGAAATTCCCTTAAAATGATCTCTCACAGAAGAGACCATGGACTTTTCTTTGAAcctttctcctctctttaccACATTCAAACCTcaccccctctttctttccctccctcgctctccccccaTAGTTCAGTGACTcacagaccagagcagagactgGCACCAGGATAGACTATAAAACTGTCTCAACTGACAACACAAtggtgtacaaacacacacactcaaatctgACAGGACAATGGTTTTACACACCCTGATGTTTTTTTCTCCTGTTTTCATGAACCCTCTCACTAGACAACATGCTCCCCTGATGCAGACTGAACCTCCACCAgtcatatactgaacaaaaatataaaaagcaacatgcaacaatttcaaagattttactgagttacagttcatagaaggaaatcagtcaattgaaataaataaattaggctctaatctatggatttcacatgagtgGGCAATGGAACAGCCATGGGCTCCCAATCCGAattagttttcccccacaaaatggctttattacagacagaaatacagctgttcggtcatggaaacccatttcaggaagttcctgacaaacagttattgtgctggcagtttggaactcagtagtgagtattgcaaatagaggacagacaattttttatGTGCTTTAGCACTCAGCATTCCcgttctgtgtgcttgtgtggcctaccactttgcggctgagccgttgttgctcccagacgtttctacttcacaataacagcacttacagttgaccggggcagctctagcagcacagaaatttgacaaactgactttttggaaccacattga from Oncorhynchus clarkii lewisi isolate Uvic-CL-2024 chromosome 7, UVic_Ocla_1.0, whole genome shotgun sequence includes the following:
- the LOC139412946 gene encoding phospholipid phosphatase 2-like isoform X1 — protein: MTELPVHKKNMLILVDVLCVFVAALPSAVLTLMFSPYQRGIYCDDESIRYPYRRDTISHRAMAAVTIPSSIVIITTGEAYLVYSKRLHSNSNFNQYMSALYKVVGTFLFGAAVSQSLTDLAKFTIGRPRPNFLSVCNPTVCSGYMLQLNCTGNPRNVTESRLSFYSGHSAFGMYSMLFLALYVQARMQGKWTRLVRPTVQFFLVAFALYVGYTRVSDYKHHWSDVLVGLLQGTLIAVLNVCYVSDFFKLRPPPRCPRSEAAEDEHLEAKPGLDPDTQLHNNHYNYATTSAQTQTNNYTTTTATTQQPLHNNHGNRGEVA
- the LOC139412946 gene encoding phospholipid phosphatase 2-like isoform X2, giving the protein MTELPVHKKNMLILVDVLCVFVAALPSAVLTLMFSPYQRGIYCDDESIRYPYRRDTISHRAMAAVTIPSSIVIITTGEAYLVYSKRLHSNSNFNQYMSALYKVVGTFLFGAAVSQSLTDLAKFTIGRPRPNFLSVCNPTVCSGYMLQLNCTGNPRNVTESRLSFYSGHSAFGMYSMLFLAVCYVSDFFKLRPPPRCPRSEAAEDEHLEAKPGLDPDTQLHNNHYNYATTSAQTQTNNYTTTTATTQQPLHNNHGNRGEVA